In the Kitasatospora terrestris genome, one interval contains:
- a CDS encoding DinB family protein — protein sequence MPSLVNAETDERDALLAFLAAQRGGLRRAVLGLSEEQAAGTPTVSSLSLAVLIKHAARCERFWITENLLQRGGGEESASMERWADEYRLVEGDTLAGWLAVYEQVAAETEKAVRELPSLEVDFPLPVAPWFPPNSRRTARWALLHLIQETARHAGHADIIRETVDGKVAFQLLAEEQGTPWN from the coding sequence ATGCCTTCCCTGGTGAACGCGGAGACCGACGAGCGCGACGCCCTGCTCGCCTTCCTGGCGGCCCAGCGCGGCGGGCTGCGCCGCGCGGTGCTCGGCCTGTCCGAGGAGCAGGCGGCCGGCACCCCGACCGTGAGCAGCCTGTCCCTCGCGGTGCTGATCAAGCACGCGGCGCGCTGCGAGCGCTTCTGGATCACCGAGAACCTGCTGCAGCGGGGCGGCGGGGAGGAGTCGGCCTCGATGGAACGCTGGGCGGACGAGTACCGCCTGGTGGAGGGCGACACCCTGGCGGGCTGGCTGGCGGTGTACGAGCAGGTGGCGGCGGAGACCGAGAAGGCGGTCCGCGAGCTGCCGAGCCTGGAGGTGGACTTCCCGCTGCCGGTGGCGCCGTGGTTCCCGCCGAACAGCCGCCGGACGGCGCGCTGGGCGCTGCTGCACCTGATCCAGGAGACGGCGCGGCACGCGGGCCACGCGGACATCATCCGGGAGACGGTCGACGGCAAGGTGGCCTTCCAGCTGCTGGCCGAGGAGCAGGGCACCCCCTGGAACTGA
- a CDS encoding macro domain-containing protein, whose translation MGETITYVRGDATAPQGKGVKIVAHVCNDLGGWGKGFVLAVSRRWPEPEAAYRRWHRERAGNGFGLGAVQLVRVGPHLWVANLVGQRGIRTGRSSGAPVRYEAIDTALATLGGHALRLGASVHMPRIGCGLAGGRWERVEPLVTARLGDRGVPVTVYDH comes from the coding sequence ATGGGGGAGACGATCACGTACGTGCGCGGCGACGCCACCGCCCCGCAGGGCAAGGGCGTCAAGATCGTCGCCCACGTCTGCAACGACCTGGGCGGCTGGGGCAAGGGATTCGTGCTGGCCGTGTCGCGCCGGTGGCCGGAGCCCGAGGCGGCGTACCGGCGCTGGCACCGGGAGCGGGCGGGCAACGGCTTCGGGCTGGGCGCGGTGCAGCTGGTCCGGGTCGGGCCGCACCTGTGGGTGGCGAACCTGGTGGGCCAGCGCGGGATCCGCACCGGCCGGTCCAGCGGGGCGCCGGTGCGCTACGAGGCGATCGACACCGCGCTGGCGACCCTCGGCGGGCACGCGCTGCGCCTCGGCGCCTCCGTCCACATGCCGCGGATCGGCTGCGGCCTGGCCGGCGGGCGCTGGGAGCGGGTGGAGCCGCTGGTGACCGCCCGGCTCGGCGACCGGGGCGTGCCGGTCACGGTGTACGACCACTAG
- a CDS encoding DEAD/DEAH box helicase encodes MYALHAIWRADGRLALWAESAELHASGGGAGPGAAHPYACGAAAVADLLAGIGPGLGWLAEQAAERWTGLRLPGLGGRPVPSPDLPIGAPPRAGLALDAWRIPGLLLEPAHATQLLGALFDPHWAGATAELPDGRQVEIAYGASLRWLTAVHDLAWRLVGQGRVLPALRGGPGGRYARWRPVHDPATRAEAAALAAGCPPIARAEHGAPERTGTQLLDTVLEALVDQEARAALAGTAVPAPVTAGADGAEEWVGALFRGDGRLAGEPAGGLGEALDGWLAAAEGRLSPVRLDFRLSEPLGPDGADPQGTAPGEVWRLDLLVRPADRPSLVVPAADLWADGPGRAALARAVPDAAEAFLAELDRAAGLRPGLRDGFHRTRPAGVDLDRAAALDFLTDTAPVLARAGFGVLLPSWWQRRPRLGLALTATPAIAGAVKRTAQVDRDAVLDFRWQLAIGGLTLTQQELEELAAAQQGLVRLRGRWVAVDPAQIAAAVRFLAHRGTDPLEPAELFRLAADDAATVDGFPVVTVHADGPLGDLLAGRPLPDLRPPALPGDFTGTLRPYQQRGLAWLDGLGRLGLGAVLADDMGLGKTVQTLALLAVEKARGATGPALLVCPMSLVGNWQREAARFTPGLRVHVHHGADRAGAPDASADLVVTTYGVLQRDAVALRRIRWRRIVADEAQHIKNLGARQSRAIRSLRSGPRIALTGTPVENRLAELHAVLEFANPGLFGSAESFRERFAVPVEQSGNAEAAARLARLTRPFVLRRLKSDPAIVDDLPAKQEFTVRCDLTAEQAGLYRAVVADLLQRLGGLRGVERKGAVLAAIGRLKQVCNHPAQLLHDGSALAGRSGKVERLVDLLREALDEGDRVLVFTQYAEFGRMLVPYLRGRLGEEVSHLHGAVPKARRDELVARFQQPDGPRVFLLSLKAGGTGLNLTAANQVIHLDRWWNPAVEDQATDRAHRIGQRRTVQVRRLVCTGTVEERIAELIDAKRALAHAVVTPGEQWLTELPADRLRDLLSLSADTLDPSGA; translated from the coding sequence ATGTACGCCCTGCACGCGATCTGGCGCGCCGACGGCCGCCTCGCGCTCTGGGCGGAGAGCGCGGAACTCCACGCCTCCGGTGGCGGCGCGGGCCCCGGCGCCGCCCACCCCTACGCGTGCGGGGCCGCGGCCGTCGCCGACCTGCTCGCCGGGATCGGCCCCGGGCTCGGCTGGCTCGCCGAGCAGGCCGCCGAACGCTGGACCGGCCTGCGCCTGCCCGGCCTGGGCGGCCGGCCCGTCCCCTCGCCCGACCTGCCGATCGGCGCACCCCCCAGGGCCGGCCTCGCCCTCGACGCCTGGCGCATCCCCGGCCTGCTCCTCGAACCCGCCCACGCGACCCAACTGCTCGGCGCGCTCTTCGACCCGCACTGGGCCGGAGCCACCGCCGAACTCCCCGACGGACGGCAGGTCGAGATCGCGTACGGCGCCTCGCTGCGCTGGCTGACCGCCGTCCACGACCTCGCCTGGCGACTGGTCGGACAGGGGCGGGTGCTCCCCGCCCTGCGCGGCGGGCCCGGGGGCCGGTACGCCCGGTGGCGTCCCGTCCACGACCCCGCGACCCGCGCCGAGGCCGCGGCCCTGGCCGCCGGCTGCCCCCCGATCGCCCGCGCCGAGCACGGCGCCCCCGAACGCACCGGAACCCAGCTCCTCGACACCGTCCTGGAGGCCCTGGTCGACCAGGAGGCCCGCGCCGCCCTGGCCGGCACCGCCGTGCCCGCGCCCGTCACCGCGGGTGCGGACGGGGCCGAGGAGTGGGTCGGGGCGCTGTTCCGGGGGGACGGGCGGCTCGCCGGGGAGCCCGCCGGGGGGCTGGGCGAGGCGCTCGACGGGTGGCTGGCGGCGGCGGAGGGGCGGTTGAGCCCCGTCCGGCTGGACTTCCGGCTGTCCGAACCGCTCGGCCCGGACGGCGCGGACCCGCAGGGGACGGCGCCCGGCGAGGTCTGGCGGCTCGACCTGCTGGTCCGCCCCGCCGACCGGCCCTCGCTCGTGGTCCCGGCGGCCGACCTGTGGGCCGACGGCCCCGGCCGCGCCGCGCTCGCCCGTGCCGTCCCCGACGCCGCCGAGGCGTTCCTCGCCGAACTCGACCGGGCCGCCGGGCTCCGCCCCGGCCTGCGGGACGGCTTCCACCGCACCCGACCCGCCGGCGTCGACCTCGACCGCGCGGCCGCCCTCGACTTCCTCACCGACACCGCGCCCGTGCTCGCCCGCGCGGGTTTCGGCGTGCTCCTGCCCTCCTGGTGGCAGCGCCGCCCCCGGCTCGGCCTCGCGCTGACGGCCACCCCCGCGATCGCCGGCGCGGTGAAGCGCACCGCGCAGGTCGACCGGGACGCCGTCCTCGACTTCCGCTGGCAGCTCGCGATCGGCGGACTGACGCTCACCCAGCAGGAGCTGGAGGAGCTCGCCGCCGCCCAGCAGGGCCTGGTCCGGCTGCGCGGCCGGTGGGTCGCGGTGGATCCGGCGCAGATCGCCGCCGCCGTCCGCTTCCTCGCCCACCGCGGCACCGACCCGCTCGAACCGGCCGAGCTGTTCCGGCTCGCGGCGGACGACGCGGCGACCGTCGACGGCTTCCCGGTGGTCACCGTCCACGCCGACGGCCCGCTCGGCGACCTGCTCGCCGGCCGCCCGCTCCCCGACCTCCGCCCGCCCGCCCTCCCGGGGGACTTCACCGGCACCCTCCGGCCGTACCAGCAGCGCGGCCTGGCCTGGCTGGACGGTCTCGGCCGGCTCGGTCTCGGCGCGGTGCTGGCGGACGACATGGGCCTCGGCAAGACCGTCCAGACCCTCGCGCTGCTGGCGGTGGAGAAGGCGCGGGGCGCGACCGGGCCGGCGCTGCTGGTCTGCCCGATGTCGCTGGTCGGCAACTGGCAGCGGGAGGCGGCCCGGTTCACGCCCGGCCTGCGGGTGCACGTCCACCACGGCGCCGACCGCGCCGGCGCCCCGGACGCCTCGGCGGACCTGGTCGTCACCACCTACGGCGTGCTGCAGCGGGACGCGGTCGCGCTGCGCCGGATCCGCTGGCGGCGGATCGTCGCCGACGAGGCGCAGCACATCAAGAACCTCGGGGCCCGGCAGTCGCGGGCGATCCGTTCGCTGCGCTCGGGGCCGCGGATCGCGCTCACCGGCACGCCGGTGGAGAACCGGCTCGCCGAGCTGCACGCGGTGCTGGAGTTCGCCAACCCCGGCCTGTTCGGCAGTGCGGAGTCGTTCCGGGAGCGGTTCGCGGTGCCGGTCGAGCAGTCCGGGAACGCCGAGGCCGCGGCCCGGCTCGCCCGGCTCACCCGCCCGTTCGTGCTGCGCCGGCTGAAGAGCGACCCGGCGATCGTCGACGACCTGCCCGCCAAGCAGGAGTTCACCGTCCGCTGCGACCTCACCGCCGAGCAGGCCGGGCTCTACCGGGCGGTCGTCGCCGACCTGCTGCAGCGGCTGGGCGGGCTGCGCGGCGTGGAGCGCAAGGGGGCGGTCCTCGCGGCGATCGGCCGGCTCAAGCAGGTGTGCAACCACCCGGCCCAACTGCTGCACGACGGCTCGGCGCTGGCGGGCCGCTCGGGCAAGGTCGAGCGGCTGGTCGACCTGCTGCGCGAGGCGCTGGACGAGGGCGACCGGGTGCTGGTCTTCACCCAGTACGCCGAGTTCGGCCGGATGCTGGTGCCGTACCTGCGCGGCCGGCTCGGGGAGGAGGTGTCGCACCTGCACGGCGCGGTGCCCAAGGCGCGCCGGGACGAGCTGGTGGCGCGCTTCCAACAGCCGGACGGGCCACGGGTGTTCCTGCTCTCGCTGAAGGCGGGCGGGACGGGGCTCAACCTGACCGCCGCCAACCAGGTGATCCACCTGGACCGCTGGTGGAACCCGGCCGTCGAGGACCAGGCCACCGACCGCGCCCACCGGATCGGCCAGCGCCGCACCGTACAGGTCCGGCGGCTGGTCTGCACCGGCACGGTCGAGGAGCGGATCGCCGAACTCATCGACGCCAAACGCGCCTTGGCCCACGCCGTGGTCACCCCCGGCGAGCAGTGGCTGACCGAACTGCCCGCCGACCGGCTGCGCGACCTGCTCAGCCTCTCCGCCGACACCCTCGACCCGTCCGGAGCGTGA
- a CDS encoding thiol-disulfide oxidoreductase DCC family protein — MTTTASAAPATRPAPVGRLTVLHDPGCLLCRHLTAWLRGQAQLVPLEFVAVNSAEAHRLFPGLDHDASLGEITVVGDTGEVWRGAPAFVVCLWALAEHRPLAHRLSTPAGLPLARAAAFAASKYRQATGAGRAPALGVQGSPSAVQPGPSPAAIPYAGGRHGIAAPDPANPYGAPPAGGPGAGGPHTGGPYGNGPYGGGPHTGGPYGGGPYTAGPYDPAAYGVPPEPGCGDGSCSVSP; from the coding sequence GTGACCACCACCGCATCCGCGGCGCCGGCGACACGGCCGGCGCCGGTCGGCCGGCTGACCGTGCTGCACGACCCGGGCTGCCTGCTCTGCCGGCACCTCACCGCGTGGCTGCGCGGACAGGCGCAGCTGGTGCCGCTGGAGTTCGTCGCGGTGAACTCCGCCGAGGCGCACCGGCTCTTCCCCGGCCTCGACCACGACGCCTCGCTCGGCGAGATCACCGTGGTCGGCGACACCGGCGAGGTCTGGCGCGGGGCGCCCGCCTTCGTGGTCTGCCTCTGGGCGCTGGCCGAGCACCGGCCGCTGGCCCATCGGCTCTCGACCCCGGCCGGTCTGCCGCTGGCCCGGGCGGCGGCCTTCGCCGCCAGCAAGTACCGGCAGGCCACCGGCGCGGGCCGGGCGCCGGCACTGGGTGTACAGGGGTCACCCAGTGCCGTGCAGCCCGGGCCGTCACCGGCCGCGATCCCGTACGCCGGGGGGCGTCACGGCATCGCGGCCCCGGATCCCGCGAACCCGTACGGCGCTCCGCCCGCCGGGGGGCCGGGCGCGGGGGGCCCGCACACCGGCGGCCCGTACGGCAACGGCCCGTACGGCGGGGGCCCGCACACCGGCGGCCCGTACGGCGGGGGGCCGTACACGGCGGGACCGTACGACCCGGCGGCGTACGGGGTGCCGCCGGAGCCCGGGTGCGGTGACGGCAGCTGCTCGGTGTCGCCCTAG
- a CDS encoding YceI family protein: protein MGFFNRTNKSDAPAAAVAVAEPKADLAHVTGDYAIDQAHSKIGFAVRHAMVTNVRGEFAEYEGKLHLDGTNPAASTAELVIKVASIDTNQAQRDEHLRTSDFFEADAYPEITFKSTSAERINGDTFRMHGDLTIKGTTRPVSLDLEFTGTATDLYGADRVGFEGGTTVDRTDWGLTYNAALETGGVLIGEKVKLSFDISAVKAA from the coding sequence ATGGGATTCTTCAACCGCACCAACAAGTCCGACGCCCCCGCCGCTGCCGTCGCGGTCGCCGAGCCGAAGGCCGACCTGGCCCACGTGACCGGCGACTACGCGATCGACCAGGCGCACAGCAAGATCGGCTTCGCGGTCCGGCACGCGATGGTCACCAACGTGCGCGGCGAGTTCGCCGAGTACGAGGGCAAGCTCCACCTGGACGGCACGAACCCGGCCGCCTCCACCGCCGAGCTGGTGATCAAGGTCGCCTCGATCGACACCAACCAGGCCCAGCGCGACGAGCACCTGCGCACCAGCGACTTCTTCGAGGCGGACGCCTACCCGGAGATCACCTTCAAGTCCACCTCCGCCGAGCGGATCAACGGCGACACCTTCCGGATGCACGGTGACCTGACCATCAAGGGCACCACCCGCCCGGTCTCGCTGGACCTGGAGTTCACCGGCACCGCCACCGACCTGTACGGCGCCGACCGGGTCGGCTTCGAGGGCGGCACCACGGTCGACCGCACCGACTGGGGCCTGACCTACAACGCCGCGCTGGAGACCGGCGGCGTGCTGATCGGCGAGAAGGTCAAGCTGTCCTTCGACATCTCCGCGGTCAAGGCCGCCTGA
- a CDS encoding GNAT family N-acetyltransferase — MGNDAHGRPGQDIEIRAITEEEIPVWDRAIARGFLRPHIADGTEFRRLTFEPGRFLAAFDRADGDRCVATFRSFDAELTVPGNGTLPVDAVTAVTVNSTHRRRGLLSGMMRQDLAAARERGSLAAILIAAEYNIYGRFGYGPATRAHGLRIDLLRSGGLRADLPVPEGGRVDFLSLEELRKLGPELHDRWRLTQPGAITRSPAWWKLHTGEVTLPGYDWKEGFYAAHRDADGVVTGLIWYSVDDTWDGAFPNCTLTVNDFLALDRPTANALWRFAFSVDWVRHVAVGNLSPDDPLPLLLNDPRGAKPHEESCDFLWLRLLDLPAALAARSYAAPGRLVLQVTDPEGWTAGRWALETAADGTGRCTRTDDPADLTLDIGRVGSLYLGAESATRLLAAGLLTEHRPGAAATADLLLRTPTAGWNPDGF; from the coding sequence CTGGGACCGGGCGATCGCGCGGGGCTTCCTGCGGCCGCACATCGCCGACGGCACCGAGTTCCGGCGGCTGACCTTCGAGCCCGGCCGGTTCCTCGCCGCCTTCGACCGGGCCGACGGCGACCGCTGCGTGGCCACTTTCCGCAGCTTCGACGCCGAGCTGACCGTCCCCGGCAACGGCACCCTCCCGGTGGACGCGGTCACCGCCGTCACCGTCAACTCCACCCACCGCCGCCGCGGCCTGCTCTCCGGCATGATGCGCCAGGACCTGGCCGCCGCCCGGGAGCGCGGCAGCCTCGCCGCGATCCTGATCGCCGCCGAGTACAACATCTACGGCCGCTTCGGCTACGGCCCGGCGACCCGCGCCCACGGCCTGCGCATCGACCTGCTGCGCTCCGGCGGCCTGCGCGCCGACCTGCCCGTGCCCGAGGGCGGCCGGGTCGACTTCCTCTCGCTGGAGGAGCTCCGCAAGCTCGGCCCCGAGCTGCACGACCGCTGGCGGCTCACCCAGCCCGGCGCGATCACCCGCAGCCCCGCCTGGTGGAAGCTGCACACCGGCGAGGTCACCCTCCCCGGCTACGACTGGAAAGAGGGCTTCTACGCGGCCCACCGGGACGCCGACGGCGTGGTCACCGGCCTGATCTGGTACTCCGTCGACGACACCTGGGACGGCGCGTTCCCCAACTGCACCCTCACCGTCAACGACTTCCTCGCCCTCGACCGGCCGACCGCCAACGCGCTGTGGAGGTTCGCCTTCTCCGTCGACTGGGTGCGGCACGTCGCGGTCGGCAACCTCTCCCCGGACGACCCGCTGCCGCTCCTGCTGAACGACCCGCGCGGCGCCAAGCCGCACGAGGAGAGCTGCGACTTCCTCTGGCTGCGGCTGCTCGACCTGCCCGCCGCGCTGGCCGCCCGCAGCTACGCCGCACCCGGCCGCCTGGTCCTCCAGGTCACCGACCCGGAGGGCTGGACGGCCGGCCGCTGGGCGCTGGAGACCGCCGCCGACGGCACCGGCCGCTGCACCCGCACCGACGACCCGGCGGACCTCACCCTGGACATCGGCCGGGTCGGCAGCCTCTACCTCGGCGCCGAGTCCGCGACCCGGCTGCTGGCCGCGGGCCTGCTCACCGAGCACCGCCCCGGCGCCGCCGCCACCGCCGACCTGCTGCTGCGCACCCCGACCGCCGGCTGGAACCCCGACGGCTTCTGA
- a CDS encoding TetR/AcrR family transcriptional regulator translates to MEEPNQSDRVTDGRVESAPELPGGRALPKTDKSEQTRALILETAMRLFQERGYEKTTMRAIATEAGISVGNAYYYFAGKEFLIQGFYDRMTYEHAADARRRMAHTRDFAQRLEIALESWLDTAAPYHEFAAQFFRTAADPTSSLSPFSNESHPARATAVALFREVLAGSELAPKLDAELVELLPDVLWLHLMIVVLYWVFDRTPDTERTREFVRRSTPMAARVINLSRYKVFRPIVRDAKGLIQDFILPTIGRTAK, encoded by the coding sequence GTGGAGGAGCCGAACCAGAGCGACCGCGTCACCGACGGCAGGGTCGAGAGCGCGCCCGAGCTTCCCGGCGGGCGGGCACTGCCCAAGACGGACAAGAGCGAGCAGACCCGCGCCCTGATCCTGGAGACCGCGATGCGGCTGTTCCAGGAGCGCGGGTACGAGAAGACCACGATGCGGGCCATCGCCACCGAGGCGGGGATCTCGGTCGGCAACGCGTACTACTACTTCGCCGGAAAAGAGTTCCTGATCCAGGGGTTCTACGACCGGATGACGTACGAGCACGCGGCGGACGCCAGGCGGCGGATGGCGCACACCCGGGACTTCGCCCAGCGCCTGGAGATCGCGCTGGAGTCGTGGCTGGACACCGCGGCGCCGTACCACGAGTTCGCGGCCCAGTTCTTCCGGACGGCCGCCGACCCGACCAGCTCGCTCAGCCCGTTCTCCAACGAGTCGCACCCGGCCCGGGCCACCGCGGTGGCCCTCTTCCGGGAGGTGCTGGCCGGCTCGGAGCTGGCGCCCAAGCTGGACGCCGAGCTGGTCGAGCTGCTGCCGGACGTGCTGTGGCTGCACCTGATGATCGTGGTGCTCTACTGGGTGTTCGACCGCACGCCGGACACCGAGCGGACCCGGGAGTTCGTCCGCCGCTCCACGCCGATGGCGGCCCGGGTCATCAACCTCTCCCGCTACAAGGTGTTCCGGCCGATCGTCCGGGACGCCAAGGGCCTGATCCAGGACTTCATCCTGCCGACCATCGGCAGGACCGCGAAGTAG
- a CDS encoding GNAT family N-acetyltransferase, which yields MDSPIVVRTGGPADAAAVATLHADSWRTAYEGIVPAEALGDGLAGERLAIWEIRLTADYGPPADTPVLLIAEEPDGTPVGFAYLVPEPDGRVLLDNLHVRPGRTGGGIGALLLRAALDRTAAAGRPLRLEVLRDNVRAVAFYEREGGVRTDERVAAFPGGHLLPEYEYLWPATT from the coding sequence ATGGATTCCCCGATCGTGGTCCGCACCGGAGGGCCGGCCGACGCCGCCGCCGTCGCCACCCTCCACGCCGACAGCTGGCGCACCGCGTACGAAGGGATCGTCCCCGCCGAGGCGCTCGGCGACGGCCTCGCGGGCGAACGCCTGGCGATCTGGGAGATCCGGCTCACCGCCGACTACGGGCCGCCCGCCGACACCCCCGTGCTGCTGATCGCCGAGGAGCCCGACGGCACCCCGGTCGGCTTCGCCTACCTGGTGCCCGAGCCGGACGGCAGGGTCCTGCTCGACAACCTGCACGTCCGCCCCGGCCGCACCGGCGGCGGCATCGGCGCCCTGCTGCTGCGCGCCGCCCTCGACCGCACCGCGGCGGCCGGCCGCCCGCTGCGGCTGGAGGTGCTGCGGGACAACGTCCGCGCCGTCGCCTTCTACGAGCGCGAGGGCGGCGTCCGCACCGACGAACGGGTCGCCGCCTTCCCCGGCGGCCACCTGCTCCCCGAGTACGAGTACCTCTGGCCCGCGACGACCTGA
- a CDS encoding LysR family transcriptional regulator, which translates to MPRDLHPRLLRGFVATAETLHFGRAAERLHTAQQALSRDVRSLERALGERLFDRSTRSVALTAAGHRLLPKARRFLELHDEIAVPDGSRALLVDLNSEVSGPDLTADRLLAAARAARPECELLARFHGGLAAAAGELIAHRLDVSFGRFAGLPAPERAQLAHLPVRLERMAVVLPLGHPLAGLPQVPVAALAGHPVDVCVGNPATTEWTALGLRLLAEHGLTAAPGRPPAVGQGEFGRYVVRHGDPVLTTVGGPAPEGTVTRPLVDPVPLALVGLVHRPAFRHPALAALCEAAGALGSAEGWLARPAGSWLPAEDAALLR; encoded by the coding sequence ATGCCCCGTGACCTGCACCCCCGCCTGCTGCGCGGTTTCGTCGCGACCGCCGAGACGCTGCACTTCGGCCGGGCCGCCGAGCGGCTGCACACCGCTCAGCAGGCACTCAGCCGGGACGTCCGGAGCCTCGAACGGGCGCTGGGGGAGCGGCTCTTCGACCGGTCGACGCGCAGCGTGGCACTGACCGCGGCCGGCCACCGACTGCTGCCGAAGGCCCGGCGCTTCCTGGAGCTGCACGACGAGATCGCCGTCCCGGACGGCTCCCGGGCGCTGCTGGTGGACCTCAACAGCGAGGTGAGCGGCCCGGACCTGACCGCCGACCGGCTGCTCGCGGCGGCCCGCGCGGCCCGCCCGGAGTGCGAGCTGCTGGCCCGCTTCCACGGCGGACTGGCGGCCGCGGCGGGGGAGTTGATCGCGCACCGGCTGGACGTCTCGTTCGGCCGCTTCGCCGGGCTGCCGGCCCCGGAGCGGGCGCAGCTCGCCCACCTGCCCGTCAGGCTGGAGCGGATGGCGGTGGTGCTGCCGCTCGGGCATCCGCTGGCGGGGCTGCCGCAGGTGCCGGTGGCCGCACTGGCGGGCCACCCGGTGGACGTCTGCGTCGGGAACCCGGCGACCACCGAGTGGACCGCGCTGGGTCTGCGCCTGCTCGCCGAGCACGGTCTGACGGCCGCGCCGGGGCGGCCGCCGGCCGTCGGGCAGGGGGAGTTCGGCCGGTACGTGGTCCGGCACGGCGACCCGGTGCTGACCACGGTCGGCGGGCCGGCGCCCGAGGGCACGGTCACCCGGCCGCTGGTCGATCCGGTGCCGCTGGCCCTGGTCGGGCTGGTCCACCGGCCCGCGTTCCGGCATCCCGCGCTCGCCGCGCTGTGCGAGGCGGCCGGCGCCCTCGGCTCGGCCGAAGGCTGGTTGGCGCGGCCGGCGGGCAGCTGGCTGCCGGCCGAGGACGCCGCGCTGCTGCGCTGA